Proteins encoded together in one Microcebus murinus isolate Inina chromosome 16, M.murinus_Inina_mat1.0, whole genome shotgun sequence window:
- the NUP62 gene encoding nuclear pore glycoprotein p62 — MSGFNFGGTGAPTGGFTFGTAKTATTTSAPGFSFSASTGGFNFGTPSQPPASSSSTGLFSFNTQTPATQTAGFSFGTTTPASGGTGFSLGITAPKLSLSNTGTTPATAALGSFGLSSSTLTNAISSTVPSSQGTAPAGFVFGSSTTPAAPSTTSGGFSFTGGGTSQSGTSGFNISSVGNSAQPTALAGLPFAAATPAATAAGATQPAAPVPTPATTSAGPTLFASIATAPTSSTATGLSLGPPATTAGAAGAGTLGFSLKPPGAASGAATATSTAAATTTTTSSTGFALNLKPLAPAGIPSNAAVTVTAPPGPSAATGAATSPAMTYAQLESLINKWSLELEDQERHFLQQATQVNAWDRTLIENGEKITSLHREVEKVKLDQKRLDQELDFILSQQKELEDLLSPLEESVKEQSGTIYLQHADEEREKTYKLAENIDAQLKRMAQDLKDIIEHLNTSGGPADTSDPLQQICKILNAHMDSLQWIDQNSALLQRKVEEVTKLCEGRRKEQERSFRITFD, encoded by the coding sequence ATGAGCGGGTTTAATTTTGGAGGCACGGGGGCCCCTACAGGCGGGTTCACGTTTGGCACTGCAAAGACAGCAACAACCACATCTGCGCCAGGGTTTTCTTTCTCCGCTTCCACTGGAGGGTTTAATTTTGGGACTCCCTCCCAACCCCCTGCAAGCTCCTCTTCCACCGGCCTGTTCTCATTCAATACCCAAACTCCAGCGACACAAACAGCGGGATTCAGTTTTGGAACAACAACTCCTGCTTCAGGAGGAACTGGGTTTTCTTTAGGGATCACTGCTCCAAAGCtaagcctgagcaacacaggtACCACCCCGGCCACGGCCGCCCTGGGCAGCTTTGGGCTCAGCAGCAGCACCCTCACCAATGCCATATCCAGCACCGTCCCCTCCAGCCAGGGCACAGCACCCGCTGGCTTTGTCTTTGGCTCCTCCACCACGCCTGCCGCTCCGTCCACCACGTCCGGAGGGTTCTCATTCACTGGTGGAGGCACGTCCCAGAGTGGGACCTCTGGTTTCAACATCAGCTCAGTGGGGAATTCGGCCCAGCCCACAGCGCTTGCTGGATTACCCTTCGCTGCGGCCACACCAGCAGCCACCGCGGCGGGTGCCACACAGCCAGCCGCTCCCGTGCCCACTCCTGCCACCACCAGTGCTGGGCCCACCCTCTTTGCCTCAATAGCAACCGCTCCAACCTCATCCACCGCCACTGGGCTCTCCCTCGGTCCCCCGGCGACCACAGCTGGAGCTGCCGGGGCTGGCACGCTGGGCTTCAGCTTAAAGCCCCCTGGAGCAGCTTCTGGCGCCGCCACAGCCACAtccaccgccgccgccaccaccaccaccaccagcagcaccGGCTTTGCCTTGAATCTAAAACCGCTGGCACCAGCCGGGATCCCCAGCAATGCGGCGGTTACCGTGActgccccacctggccccagTGCAGCTACCGGGGCGGCCACCAGCCCCGCGATGACCTACGCGCAGCTGGAGAGCCTGATCAACAAGTGGAGCCTGGAGCTGGAGGACCAGGAGCGCCACTTCCTGCAGCAGGCCACCCAGGTCAACGCCTGGGACCGCACACTGATCGAGAACGGGGAGAAGATCACCAGCCTGCATCGCGAGGTGGAGAAGGTGAAGCTGGACCAGAAGAGGCTGGATCAGGAGCTCGACTTCATCTTGTCTCAGCAGAAGGAACTGGAAGACCTGCTGAGCCCGCTGGAGGAGTCGGTCAAGGAGCAGAGCGGGACCATCTACCTGCAGCACGCCGACGAGGAGCGCGAGAAGACCTACAAGCTGGCAGAGAACATCGACGCGCAGCTGAAGCGCATGGCCCAGGACCTCAAGGACATCATCGAGCACCTGAACACATCGGGGGGCCCTGCCGACACGAGCGACCCGCTGCAGCAGATCTGCAAGATCCTCAACGCGCACATGGACTCGCTGCAGTGGATCGACCAGAACTCGGCTCTGCTGCAGAGGAAAGTGGAGGAAGTGACCAAGCTGTGCGAGGGGCGTCGCAAGGAGCAGGAGCGCAGCTTCCGGATCACCTTCGACTGA
- the ATF5 gene encoding cyclic AMP-dependent transcription factor ATF-5 gives MSLLATLGLELDRALLPASGLGWLVDYGKLPLAPAPLGPYEVLGGALEGGLPGGGEPLAGDGFSDWMTERVDFTALLPLEPPLPSGALPPPSPSPPDLEAMASLLKKELEQMEDFFLDAPLLPPPSPPPPPPPLPPAPSLPLPLPTFDLPQPPALDTLDLLAIYCRSEAGQGEAGLVPLSPPQQPPPPPPLPPPPPSRPAPYPSPATARGDRKQKKRDQNKSAALRYRQRKRAEGEALEGECQGLEARNRELRERAESVEREIQYVKDLLIEVYKARSQRSRSS, from the exons ATGTCACTCCTGGCGaccctggggctggagctggacaGGGCCCTGCTCCCAGCTAGTGGGCTGGGCTGGCTCGTAGACTATGGGAAGCtccccctggcccctgcccccctGGGCCCCTATGAGGTCCTCGGGGGAGCCCTGGAGGGCGGGCTTCCAGGGGGGGGAGAGCCCCTGGCAG GTGATGGCTTCTCCGACTGGATGACTGAGCGAGTTGACTTtacagccctcctccctctggaacCCCCCTTGCCCTCAGgtgcccttcccccaccttccccatccccacctgACCTGGAAGCCATGGCCTCCCTCCTTAAGAAGGAGCTGGAACAGATGGAAGACTTCTTCCTTGATGCCCCActcctcccaccaccctccccaccaccaccaccaccaccattgccaccagccccctccctccctctccccctccctacCTTcgacctcccccagccccctgccctggaCACCCTGGACTTGCTGGCCATCTACTGCCGCAGCGAGGCCGGGCAAGGGGAGGCCGGGTTGGTGCCCCTGTCCCCACCAcagcagccccctcctcctcctcctcttcctccacctccaccctctcGCCCTGCCCCCTACCCCAGTCCTGCCACCGCCCGAGGGGACCGCAAGCAAAAGAAGAGAGACCAGAACAAGTCTGCAGCTCTGAGGTACCGCCAGAGGAAGCGGGCAGAGGGCGAGGCCCTGGAGGGCGagtgccaggggctggaggcaCGGAACCGGGAGCTGCGGGAGAGGGCAGAGTCGGTGGAGCGCGAGATCCAGTACGTCAAGGACCTGCTCATCGAGGTGTACAAGGCTCGGAGCCAGAGGTCCCGCAGCAGCTAG